The Coffea arabica cultivar ET-39 chromosome 1e, Coffea Arabica ET-39 HiFi, whole genome shotgun sequence genome has a window encoding:
- the LOC113693707 gene encoding uncharacterized protein, translating to MTAPNVSRERFFEEYVHGAGSNKQQEAIPKQFMNKKTKFVYSDSSEDEDGDDDGIGNNIHRSTEEKDLRTDNITDANCETLVDEKLGSQNEDDSSVQEEIQEDKDGKEEVTKKHKFQEGEAGEQPIKKQCVEISSSKSPNLASSKMEEKSVDKLIEAELAELGDKSKNDGHHLILYSPHWILDVFMSSLDLSVCKSTCVNWGHNSMTSCSVVLGLLYLSVDSLKEFQTN from the exons ATGACTGCACCTAACGTGTCAAGGGAGAGG TTCTTTGAAGAGTATGTGCATGGGGCAGGTTCAAATAAACAACAAGAAGCAATACCAAAGCAATTCATGAATAAGAAAACTAAATTTGTATACTCTGATAGTAgtgaggatgaagatggagatgatgaCGGGATTGGCAATAACATTCATAGGAGCACAGAGGAGAAAGATTTACGTACGGATAACATAACCGATGCTAATTGTGAAACTCTAGTTGATGAAAAGCTAGGGTCTCAGAATGAGGACGACTCGTCTGTTCAAGAGGAAATACAAGAAGATAAAGATGGTAAGGAGGAGGTGACAAAGAAGCATAAATTTCAAGAAGGTGAAGCTGGAGAGCAGCCAATTAAAAAGCAGTGTGTTGAAATAAGTTCATCAAAGTCCCCAAATTTGGCATCTTCTAAGATGGAGGAGAAATCAGTTGATAAATTGATCGAAGCTGAGCTAGCTGAGTTGGGAGACAAAAGTAAG AATGATGGACATCACTTAATTCTCTACTCACCCCACTGGATTCTCGATGTCTTCATGAGCTCTTTAGATTTATCTGTCTGTAAAAGCACTTGTGTCAACTGGGGGCATAATTCCATGACTTCATGCTCCGTTGTCCTGGGCCTCCTTTATTTATCTGTGGACAGTCTCAAAGAGTTCCAAACTAATTAA
- the LOC113702854 gene encoding uncharacterized protein, whose product MIIGGSTHFFVFLLVAIILLCSSIKTVNATCYASEKQALMDFKKDLEDPFGRLSSWIHDVDCCKWEGVVCSNRSGRVIQLHLQRPVPEIHVVGDEEESPLSGKISHSLQNLTHLRYLDLSLNDFSGIPIPSFFGSLRSLRYLNLSRAGFQGMVPYQLGNLSSLRTLSIGGNPSDLQVDNLQWLVGLSNLEHLDMSRVNLSTASNWLEVINIIPSLVEIHLRYYQLDLISHHLDRDTFVFHANFSSLTVLDLSENFFGHLIPRWIFGLTALTSLDLSWNSFEGPLPRDLWNLTSLEHLDLSWNQLNGSLPDELVNLNNLISLNLGRSRFEGFLDGIWNWSSLTSLDLSFNNFSTFLPSQLSTLTALISLDLSLNQFRGSIPSSIANISNLQRLDLYDNNLSSSLPSEVFTSKDLITLDAGSNHFNGPIPSAVGNCTKLEFLWLNDNALSGSIPSNLGRCTQLKELWLNDNALSGSIRFRKMYPARTPFAK is encoded by the coding sequence ATGATCATCGGTGGATCAAcccatttctttgttttcttactCGTCGCAATAATTTTACTCTGTTCTTCCATCAAAACTGTAAATGCAACTTGCTATGCAAGTGAGAAACAAGCTCTTATGGACTTCAAGAAAGACTTGGAAGATCCCTTTGGTAGACTCTCGTCTTGGATACACGACGTTGATTGCTGCAAATGGGAAGGAGTTGTTTGTAGCAACCGAAGTGGCCGCGTGATTCAACTTCACCTTCAGAGGCCTGTTCCTGAAATTCATGTCGTTGGTGATGAGGAAGAATCACCATTAAGCGGTAAAATCAGTCATTCGTTACAAAATTTGACTCACTTGCGTTACCTTGATCTAAGTCTAAATGATTTCAGTGGAATTCCAATTCCCAGTTTTTTTGGGTCTCTCAGAAGTCTAAGGTACCTGAATTTATCCAGAGCTGGATTTCAAGGAATGGTTCCCTATCAGCTTGGAAACCTATCAAGTTTACGCACTTTAAGCATAGGAGGCAATCCGTCCGATCTTCAAGTTGATAACCTGCAATGGTTGGTTGGTCTCTCTAATCTGGAGCACCTAGACATGAGTCGCGTGAACCTTAGTACGGCGTCTAATTGGCTAGAGGTGATTAACATAATCCCTTCCTTGGTAGAGATACATCTGCGCTATTATCAActtgatttaatttctcatcATCTTGACAGAGATACATTTGTCTTCCATGCCAACTTTTCTTCTCTTACTGTCCTAGAtctttctgaaaatttttttggacaCCTCATCCCTAGATGGATTTTCGGTCTTACTGCCCTTACTTCCCTTGATTTAAGTTGGAACTCATTTGAAGGTCCATTGCCCAGAGATCTTTGGAACTTGACTTCCCTCGAGCACTTGGATCTTTCTTGGAACCAGTTGAATGGTTCACTGCCAGATGAGCTTGTTAATCTTAATAATCTCATTTCTCTCAACCTTGGGCGGAGTCGATTCGAAGGCTTCTTGGATGGAATTTGGAATTGGAGTTCCCTTACATCTTTGGATCTATCATTCAATAACTTCTCAACCTTCCTTCCAAGTCAATTATCCACTTTAACTGCCCTAATTTCACTTGATCTTAGCCTCAATCAGTTTCGAGGTTCTATCCCAAGCTCCATTGCCAACATTTCCAACCTTCAACGTCTTGATCTATATGATAACAACCTTAGCTCCTCTTTACCAAGTGAAGTATTCACATCGAAGGACTTGATTACACTTGATGCGGGTAGTAATCACTTTAATGGTCCAATTCCAAGTGCAGTTGGCAACTGTACCAAGCTAGAGTTCCTTTGGCTAAATGATAATGCTCTGTCTGGTTCAATTCCATCAAATTTAGGAAGATGTACCCAGCTCAAAGAACTTTGGCTAAATGATAATGCTCTATCTGGCTCAATCAGATTTAGGAAGATGTACCCAGCTCGAACACCTTTCGCTAAATGA